A section of the Ovis canadensis isolate MfBH-ARS-UI-01 breed Bighorn chromosome 1, ARS-UI_OviCan_v2, whole genome shotgun sequence genome encodes:
- the LOC138416672 gene encoding intelectin-1: protein MTSGGGGWTLVASVHENNMRGKCTVGDRWSSQQGNRADYPEGDGNWANYNTFGSAEAATSDDYKNPGYYDIQARDLGIWHVPNKSPLQHWRNSSLLRYHTNTGFFQSLGHNLFGLYQKYPVKYGAGNCLTDNGPSIPVDYDFGDAEKTASYYSPYCQGEFVAGFVQFRVFNNERGANALCAGVRVTGCNTEHHCIGGGGFFPEGNPSQCGDFSAFDWDGYGTHQGYSSSREITEAAVLLFYR from the exons ATGACCTCTGGGGGTGGCGGCTGGACCCTGGTGGCCAGCGTCCATGAGAACAACATGCGTGGGAAATGCACGGTGGGCGATCGCTGGTCCAGTCAGCAGGGCAACAGGGCTGACTACCCAGAGGGGGACGGCAACTGGGCCAATTACAACACATTTGGGTCTGCAGAGGCCGCCACCAGCGATGACTACAAG AACCCTGGCTACTACGACATTCAAGCTCGGGACCTGGGCATCTGGCACGTGCCCAACAAGTCCCCCCTGCAGCACTGGAGGAACAGCTCCCTGCTGAGGTACCACACCAACACGGGCTTCTTTCAGAGCCTGGGGCATAATCTGTTTGGACTCTACCAG AAATACCCTGTGAAATACGGAGCAGGGAATTGCTTGACTGACAATGGCCCATCCATTCCTGTTGACTATGACTTTGGTGATGCTGAGAAAACTGCATCTTATTACTCACCATATTGTCAGG GAGAATTTGTTGCAGGATTTGTCCAGTTCAGGGTGTTTAATAACGAGAGAGGAGCAAATGCCCTGTGTGCTGGCGTGAGAGTCACTGGCTGCAACACTGAGCAT CACTGCATTGGTGGAGGAGGATTCTTCCCAGAGGGCAATCCCTCACAGTGTGGGGATTTCTCTGCCTTTGACTGGGATGGATATGGCACTCACCAGGGTTACAGCTCCAGCCGGGAGATCACTGAGGCAGCTGTGCTCCTGTTCTACCGCTGA